GCTGGGACAATACCAGGGCCACCAGTGCAGCGTTCGCGTGTTACAGGTAAACGTGCAGAGTGGCGACTCTTTGAAACACGTACAGGACCTCGAGAAACCATGATACTGGATGGACTTGTTTTTGTGGTCTTGCTACATACCTGAGGGAACATTTTATGTAGCGCGATAGTACGGCTTTAGGCACGAGGACCTTGTACCGGCTAAATACACATTCTCTCTCTATATAATCATATTTAGGAAGCTGctcatgtttgttttttgttttctttccttcTATGTCGTTTCTAGGGACTGAGAAGACATTAgtactaggcttgagcgaatccaCCTTCGGATCTTAGATTCGAAGTTGATTCGTTCAAATACTtcgattttaatgctgtttctgtacagtattaaaatgtattggatcCGTGGAGCCAAAGTCACGTGAGACTTCGGCGAATTACTGCTGTATTTATAGCTACGTctttaaaaactatttaaaatagcaatccgtAGCGGCCTTTGTTGCTGGCTGGTACCTAATTATACATTGAATTATTTTCTTTGTATTACTTGCAGGACTTGTACATTGACGGCTGTGTGCCTGCAAATGGGCCGCGCGGGGCGTAATGGGAGGACTCGGTCTAAGCAGACATGCACCGCTCGGCCCGTTTGTTGCTGCACAATTGGGAAATACAAGCGAATATAAAGATAAAGGTTCCGGATTGGTATCACCGTCCTTTAAGCTCTTCACTGGTCACGGTacagttagggctgtttcacatgagcgagtccatCGCAttaatcgcgctccgtgtgtaagtgcgatcctccgctctggacttgcaggagcacacggcattatcatgattctgtagaaataacaAAACTTAAAAATCCTGTAGATTATTTCTGTAcaagtgacattttgtttttcacaatTGAAAGCCCCTGTTAAAGATGACTACCAACACGCTGATCTCCACCTTTCTTTCAGACCTCTCCTTTCCTGTTGGCATTGGCTGGTAACAGCAGAGAACTGGTGGTAGACTAGATATTCCTAAGGATGCTCCATCACTTGGTCACCAGTGGCAGGGCACTTGGCGTCTCCTCCAACGTATCCAGGTTAAGTTGCTTCCATAAAGTAGCACGTGGGCTGTCACATCTGCAGGTTGGCGACTGCGCTGAGATCTCCAGGACCTTCACTCAGAATGACGTtaagctcttctctgaactgacTGGTGACACTAACCCTCTGCATCTGGATGAGGCCTTTGCTAAAAACACAAGATTTGGAAAACCCGTCATACATGGGGTACTTCTCAACGGCCTGGTGTCCGCAGTGTTGGGTACAAAGCTGCCAGGGGGTGGCTGTGTGCTGCTCTCTCAGGACATTCGCTTCCCAGCACCTCTGCATGCTGGAGAAGAGGTCGTAGCAAGAGCGCAAGTGACTGCATTAAAGAGATCGTTGGCCTTCATCAGTGTATCATGTATAACCGCTGAAAGCGGCCGGACCGTCATGGAAGGGATAGTTAAAGTGCTGATTCCTGGCGAGTGACCTTATgacattttttaaaggggttgtgcaggctacagatattaaagggcatctgtcaactgacctgttacatgtgcgctcggcagctgaaggcatctgtgttggtcccatgttcatatgtgtccgcatggcTGAGAtatatgaagttttaatatatgcaaatgagcctctaggagcaacgggggcgttaccattactcctagaggctctgctctctctgcaactgccacacccaaTCTactttgatagacagggccaggcattgcAAATGTGATCATGTCTAgccaattaaagtgcagaggacgcggcagttgcagagaacgctgaacctctaggtgtaatggtaacgcccctgttgcccctagaggctcatttgcatatattaaaacatcatttttctcagcaatgcggacacatatgaacatgggaccaacacagatgccttcagctgccgagcgcacatgtaacaggtcagccagtgtcataggcacaaatcttctgacagatgccctttaatgaccattcgtcatcagtatcagattgtggGGATTAGgcgcctggcacccccaccaatcggctGTTTTGGGCAGCCACGGCGCTGGAAGTTGTACAGTGGACATAGCTGGAGGCAGATGGCTCCTTACACTGCCTAGTGGCCATgccggggtactgcagctcagctctagcTGCAGGACGCCTGTGCTGAAATCTACAATGTATAGAGCCCTCTGCTTCCGCCCCGTACACTGAAGCTTCCAGTGCCCGAACCAGGTGATCATCTGTTGGattcccaccaatctaatattgacctattctgaggattggTCATTAATATCTGGAGTGCGGATAACCACTATGTTTATTTTAGGATTTTGTCTTTTCTTGATGTCTTTGTATACAGGTCATTGTCGGAGAGTCATACATTACAGAGACCCGCTCTCTTGTACTATTGCTGGATACGTACAGTCAGTCGTGATTGACAATTATAATAGTTTTCTGTTCATTTATGTAAAAACAGGAATCAGGCCGATAAAACCATCAAAGAGAAGACAACCTGTTGAGTGTATTGtacttaagggggttgtccaagttatatttattgatgacctatccttaggataggtcatcaatatcagatcatctggggtccgacacccggcacccccgccgatcagctgtttgaagagaaggcgcgcgccgtgccatCGCTGccacctcttcactgtttacatctgcatctgcagcagtgagcaggtgtaattacacccaacccgtcccattcatttcaataggacggatcgttcccatacacttgtataggagcaatcagtaccattgaaatgaatgggacggtttgggtgtaattacacctgctcagcgCTGCAGACGcgacggctagaaggtaaacagtgaagagctggcacggcgcgcgccttctcttcaaacagctgatcgccgggggtgccgggtgtcggaccccagccgatctgattctgatgacccatcctgatgataggtcatcaataaatataacttggacaacccctttaatatggtaTCGTTGGCTTAGTAGCTGTTTACTGGTTATCGAGAGAACTAGACCAGTCATCGGGGTCCATCCCTCTAACGTAAACCACACAGAtggagcagagctgagtgtgatatttttcaaaatttctggtAATCTGTTCTGCAGGTAAAGGTCCGACATTACCTTCCCTCAGTGTTATCACAATGCAACACAGAGGGTTAACTGAAcaattcagctctgctgcatctgtacagtgtatttaatatacagattataattagggatgagcgaatcgactttggatgcttcatccgaagtagattcgcataaaacttagttgTAATACATTACGGAGCGGGCgcttcatacagtattagaatgtattggctccgatgagccgaagttattacttcaccgAAGTCTCGCCAGACTTTGTGTAATAAATTTGTGAATTAATtcttactgtaaaaaaccttgatacCGAACTCTGGTACCACTTGGAACTAAACCCGAGTTCggtatcaattttttttcctgtaaatgGCAGAAAATGTAGGCTGGGGGGAttctaatattaaaggggttttccgcatATTGATAGTCCATCTGCTATTAGGTAGACTGCATGCAGACCGCAAACTACACCCGGTTGTGTGAATGCCTCTGAGATCTGCACCTACAACATGAATGGAGCTGGGAGAGCGGTGACTGGAGGACCCCAGGTCTTCCGGGGTCCGGCCACTgccaagtgctctccccatacaagtgcGCTTGCGTGGCCACCACtccaagcactggctcggctatttccgttggccccatagacatgaatggggggcggctgcgcatgcgcagtgcgccctccaccacctttCCCCACTCTTGGTgtaagtgcgggtcccagagaaCCTATCAGaacatatcctagctatatgcccccattgtctgtgatgggaaaacccctttaaataggaccTTCACCGGTTCTGACACTACCATATATAAATACCTGTCGGGGTAGGGCATACTGATGAGATGTGATATCGCTTATTTTTTTCCCGATGTGCTGCTCTGTTCCCCCTGTATGCTAATCCATACCATTGTTACAGGGAGGAGGAGTCATCCGTGTTTCTCAGGGGGCGTCACCTTCTCCCTGTGACGTGctccgctgcgattggccagctcacagccagggagaaggagacgccctcGAGAAACacggccgtctcctcctccctttaCCAATGGTATGGATTAGCATACAGGGTGGGAAACCAGaaagggggcacagcggggggaCGGAGTAGCGCATAGAAAACATAGTAAGCGCTGTAACATGACTTCAGTGTGCCCTACACAGCCAACTAGTTATATGATCATGTCAGGacccgtgaaaggtcctctttattgCAACATCCATTACTCACAGGATTGGTAATAAATGTTGCTTCCTTGGGCGATGCTTGACTGCTGGAGGCCCCAATGACCCTGAGAACAAGGGGGTCCCGAAGTCCTCTGCACTTCCATTTCtacataactcccatagaagttaattcGACATGAAGACCTGTCTTGTGTAAGGGtgacacttagggctctttcacacgagcggatcccgtgcgggtaatccgctacgtgaaagagagccaagccccgctccggacacagagacacggagcattcacatgattgatgatgctctgtgcttctctgtgatctttttactacaaaatcacggtgggccccatctgcctggggcttctgagcagagtataaatgtagcaaGTTCctgcactgccctgaatattgtagccttaggtaagtccaagagaggcggtatattagtatTAGGTACCCGtctgtggaagccaccttgatgcctggtagatgggccctacacatgtttgatcaaaaatgtttgtatgtatgtgaaatgttgcgcagccattttttttttatcaaccatgtttgcttgatggatatgcacctatgaatgtgctagtctaaatcttCTTGtgttgagataaagttgtcaccgtgattttgtagtaaaaagatcacagagaagcacggagcatcatcaatcatgttactgctccgtgtctctgctgtctggagcagggcttggctctctttcacgccgCGGATTCCACGCATGGGATctactcgtgtgaaagagaccttaggcccctttcacacgggcgaaatttccacacgggtgcaatgcgttcacctcacgcattgcacgcgcactgaatccggacccattcacttcaatgggactgtgcagatgagcagtgattttcacgcatcacttgtgcgttgcgtgaaaatcgcagcatgttctatattctgtgtttttcacacaacgcaggccccatagaaatgaatggggctgcgtgaaaatcgcaagcatccacaagcaagtgcggtgcaattttcacgcatggttgctaggagacgataggGATGAGCagccccggaccccattaaagtaaattcacggtattattttcccttataacatggttataaagggaaaataatagcattcttaaagggattctgtcacctcccctaaggcaaaaaacgatttaaaaccagccatgcagcacagcttacctggattaggctgtgctcttctatcttgaaatccgtccagcagttacttcaaaaaacgagtttgatcaataaggaaatgcgtcctgaaggtgcccagaggggcgtttttttcttcctagtgagcccagtaccgcccctcttacagtgcccaccccgccttccttgtattttctaaccgccgcccccagcctgccacagcctcccctccctctcctccccctccctcatgccgaacgaagtctcgcacaggcgcagtacccactgagggctgcgcctgtgcgatcatcaggagactgagggcggcagcttcatcttcgtcactgggcatgcgccgagcccagtgacgtccgatgctcgctcttccctcagtcagcagggaagagcgagcatcggacgtcactgggctcggcgcatgcccagtgacgaagatgaagctgccgccctcagtctcctgatgatcgcacaggcgcagccctcagtgggtactgcgcctgtgcgagacttcgttcggcatgagggagggggaggagagggagaggaggctgtggcaggctgggggcggcggttagaaaatacaaggaaggcggggtgggcactgaaagaggggcggtactgggctcactcagaagaaaaaaacgcccctctgggcaccttcaggacgcatttccttattgatcaaactcgttttttgaagtaactgctggacggatttcaagatagaacagcacagcctaatccaggtaagctgtgctgcatggctgcttttaaatcgttttttgccttaggggaggtgacagaatccctttaatacagaatgctttctaaaatgtggcttgaggggttaaaaaatagcacattttttactcacctcatcctcttgatcgcgcagccggcatagtcttctttcttctttcaggacctgcaaaaggacctttttgatgacgtaatcgcgctcaacaCGTGGTtagcgcaggtcctgctaaatgaagatagaaggatcaccaccacgattacatcatcaaaggtccttttgcaggtcctgaaagaagacgatgccggctgcgcgaacaagtggatgaggtgagtaattttcttttattttttaacccctcaatcaatattttagtgagcattctgtattaagaatgctattattttccctttataaccatggtataagggaaaataataaaatctacacaacaccgaacccgaacttcattgaagaagttgggttctgggtaccacattcagttttttttcacgcgtgtgCAATGTTGCTTTATTTCTTTACTTTAAAAAGAACCGTTCTATGACTCAGACCTGAATCGGTCGAAACACATCAGGAAATCATGGGACTACTACGGAAGAAATAAAGTGACATTGGATTTTTCTcgatcacttttttttccccacccaTGCTCCACAAAAGCCAGTATACCCCAAAAAATGGGCAGTAGATTCAGCGGGCCCTGCCAGGGGATAAATTAGGGCCCAGGTATTTGCTTTGAGCCCAGCGCTCCTGCACCAAACACTTCACGTCACGGGTAGAGAGCACACAATTCGGATCACACAGCAAGCCGTGCGTTAGATCCTTGTATGTATGGGGGTCACTTACAGCTCCCGGgagccccctccccgcccaccatgTGCCAGTTATCATGCTGGTGCTGCCTTATGTCTCTTCACACGGGTTCACACTTGTTGAATGTGACTATGACGATCTACGAGGCTGATCCTGGGATGTGCCGCAGATCCCCAGGAGGATGAGGTGGCTCCAGTGGGGCTGTCCACCAAGCTCTGAGAATATGCAGCATGCTCCTTTATTCTTGCAGGGTTTTCTTTTTTCCTGCGGCACAGAcaaaaatctttattattttttattttttccccagtGCATGTGAACAGGACTTGTTAGCATTTGTTCACATGGTTGTATTAGCGAGCTCGTATTGTTGGCACTGAAGACGTGCGTTTTCTTTGtggatctttttttattttgcttttgagGCATTTCTTGGTGtggatttttatgcattttttagaCCGCCCATTGGTTTCAATAGGAGTTTTCAGGTGCAAGAATTCACTTTTCCGTATGAACTACGCCGCAGGTGGCGGATTGAGACCAGCAGAAAATGCGCCAAAATCCATGCGGAAAATCCACTGCATAAACATGGCCTTATCTGATCTGTCAAGGATTTACTTGTGGTCTCCATTAAACTCCTCATCTCATCCTGAACCTGTGGACGCGTCCTATGGCTGCACCCCTGCATGCATGTTCCCTAGCTTCTTCCAgagacccccaaaaaatgttcATGTTTAAAATTCCAGTGAATGGGCAATACTCCCGATTCCTGTGGGTTGGTGAGAAGGCGCCTGTCGTCTAGACCCTGGTCCTTAGTCCTCCCTCTCATGGTGTGGAGGTGCCTGTCGCCTAGACCCTGGTCCTCAGTCATCCCTCTCATGGTGAGGAGGCGCCTGTCGCCTAGACCCTGGTCCTCAGTCATCCCTCTCATGGTGAGGAGGCACCTGTCACCTAGACCCTGGTCCTCAGTCAtccctctgatggtgaggaggcGCCTGTCACCTAGACCCTGGTCCTCAGTCCTCCCTCATGGTGAGGAGGCGCCTGTCACTTACACCCTGGTCCTTAGTCCTCCCTCTCATGGTGAGGAGGTGCCTGTTGCCTAGACCCTGGTCCTCACTCCTCCCTCTCATGGTAAGGAGGTGCCTGTCGCCTAGACCCTGGTCCTCAGTCATCCCTCTCATGGTAAGGAGGCTCCTGTCACCTAGACCCTGGTCCTCAGTCCTCCCTCTCATGGTAAGGAGGTGCCTGTCGCCTAGACCCCGGTCCTCAGTCATCCCTCTCATGGTGAGGAGGCGCCTGTCGCCTAGACCCTGGTCCTCAGTCATCCCTCTCATGGTGAAGAGGCGCCTGTCACCTAGACCCTGGTCCTCAGTCATCCCTCTCATGGTGAGGAGGCTCCTGTCACCTAGACCCTGGTCCTCAGTCCTCCCTATCATGCTGAGGAGGCGCCTGTCACTTACACCCTGGTCCTCAGTCCTCCCTCTCATGGTGAGGAGGTGCCTGTCGTCTAGACCCTGGTACTTGGTCATCCCTCTCATGGTAAGGAGGCGCCTGTTGCTTAGACCCTGGTACTTGCTCATCCCTCTCATGGTAAGGAGGCGCCTGTCACCTAGACCCTGGTCCTCAGTCATCCCTCTCATGGTAAGGAGGCGCCTGTCACTTAGACCCTGGTCCTCAGTCCTCCCTCTCATGGTAAGGAGGCGCCTGTCACCTAGAACCTGGTCCTCAGTCATCCCTCTCATGGTGCGGAGGCGCCTGTCACCTAGACCCTGGTCCTCAGTCATCCCTCTCATGGTGAGGAGGCGCCTGTCACTTACACCCTGGTCCTTAGTCCTCCCTCTCAGGTGAGGAGGTGCCTGTCGCCTAGACCCTGGTACTCAGTCATCCCTCTCATGGTAAGGAGGCGCCTGTCACCTAGACCCTGGTACTTGGTCATCCCTCTCATGGTAAGGAGGCGCCTGTCGCTTAGACCCCGGTCCTCAGTCCTCCTTCTCATGGTGAGGAGGCACCTGTCACCTAGACCCTGGTCCTCAGTCCTTCCTCTCATGATGAGGAGGCGCCTGTCACCTAGACCCTGGTCCTCAGTCATCCCTCTCATGGTGAGGAGGCACCTGTCACCTAGACCCTGGTCCTCAGTCCTCCCTCTCATGATGAGGAGGCGCCTGTCACCTAGACCCTGGTCCTCAGTCATCCCTCTCATGGTGAGGAGGCACCTGTCACCTAGACCCTGGTCCTCAGTCATCACTCTCATGGTGAGGAGGTGCCTGTCACCTAGACCCTGGTCCTCAGTCATCCCTCTCATGGTGAGGAGGTGCCTGTCACCTAGACCCTGGTCCTCAGTCCTCCCTCTCATGGTAATGAGGTGCCTGTCACCTAGACCCTGGACCTCAGTCATCCCTCTCATGGTAATGAGGCGCCTGTCACCTAGACCCTGGTCCTCAGTCATCCCTCTCATGGTGAGGAGGCGCCTGTCACCTAGACCCTGGTCCTCAGTCCTCCCTCTCATGGTGAGGAGGCGCCTGTCACCTAGACCCTGGTCCTCAGTCATCCCTCTCATGGTGAGGATGTGCCTGTCACCTAGACCCTGGTCCTCAGTCATCCCTCTCATGGTGAGGAGGCGCCTGTCACCTAGACCCCGGTCTTCAGTCCTCCCTCTCATGGTGAGGAGGCGCCTGTCACCTAGACCCTGGTCCTCAGTCCTCCCTCTTATGGTGAGAAGGCGCCTGTCACCTAGATCCTGGTCCTCAGTCATCCCTCTCATGGTGAGGAGGCGCCTGTCACCTAGACCCTGGTCCTCAGTCATCCCTCTCATGGTGAGAAGGCGCCTGTCACCTAGACCCTGGTGCCCCGTCCTCCCTCTCATGGTGAGGAGGCGCCTGTCACCTAGACCCTGGTCCTCAGTCATCCCTCTCATGGTGAGGAGGCGCCTGTCACCTAGACCCTGGTCCTTAGTCCTCCCTCTCATGGTGAGGAGGTGCCTGTCGCCTAGACCCTGGTCCTCAGTCATCCCTCTCATGGAAGCCATTAGTCACTGACACTTCCTATGACTATTTACTTGGTGACCCGGCTGTCACAACTCTCCTTTTCCACGCCCCCTTCAGTGGAAACCACGCCCCTCTCGCATGACAACTCGGCCTTTCGCCCACCCCGTTTGTCACTGCGGCCCCGCCCACGTCCCCGTGGCCCCGCCCCTCTGCACTGCCGGGCCTGCGCTCAGTAGTGACTGCCTGCTTCTGCCGGGATGGCGTTCATGGACAAACCGCCGGCCAGCAGGCTCTTCCTGGATGACACGGTACCGCTCTCCGCTGTGATAGAGGCCAGCCAGAGCCTGCAGTCCCACACGGTGCGTACTGACCGGGGGTGCCTGTGTGTACACGGCTGTGTGTGAGGTGCTGACACATGTGACATGTATGTGCTGCAGCCCTGTGCGGTGTGGGCTTCATGTTGTGCCATCCCCTGTGTGTAGATATCACTGTATGTGCAGGACTGTATCCATAGAGAGCAGTATAAAACCCGTCTATAGATggtaatatatgtgtgtgtataaccTGTATCTACCTGTCTATAGAGAGcagtatacatgtgtgtgtgtgtgtgtatatcctgtATCTACCTGTATATAGATGGTAATATGTGTTTAAATAgacatcaatatatatatatatatatatatatatatatctctatcctgCATCTACCTGTCTATAGAGAGcagtatacatgtgtgtgtatatatatatatataatcttctgTATCTACCTGTCTATAGAGAGcagtatacatgtgtgtgtgtgtgtatatatatatatatatatataatcttctgTATCTACCGGTCTATAGAGAGcagtatacatgtgtgtgtgtgtatatatatatataatcttctgTATCTACCTGTCTATAGATAGCagtatacgtgtgtgtgtgtgtatatatcctgTATATAGATGGTAATATGTGTTTAAatagacataaaaaaatatatatatatctcctgcATCTACCTGTTTATAGAGATCAGTATAcatatgtattgtgtgtgtgtgtgtgtatatatatatatctatatcctgTATCTACTGGTCTATAAATAAAAGTATGTATTTTACTTGTATATAgataatatttatatatgtatataacttGTATCTACTGGTCTATAGATGGCAGTATATATGTATGActtgtatatactgtagatatcaaCATATATAACTTGTATTTACCAGTCTATAAATCTTAATATACATGTATATGACttgtatccatctatctatcaatctatcgtGTATCTTCTTGTCTATAGATGTCAATATACGTGTGTATTACTTGTATATAGACGTTACTATATATGTCAGACTACTGGATTTGATAAAGATGCAGATTTACCCATTGATCTCTTAGAGGGAAGCTGATGACATCGGTGCCCATACCCCTCCATACCCTATAGCAGGGGGCCTGTAGCAGTTATTTTGCCCCCTATGTTAGGACCCTATAGGTCGCTATATTGTTGCTGTGCCCGTCTTCATGATGAGGACCCACCGGACAGATCACCCTGACGTCTTTATCAATAGACAGTTATAGTTATAGTCATCAGGGTTGggattagggctgcagtaaacgattattttagaaatcgagtattctaataagaaaaaatgaattaatacactgttttcctttataaaaactcatcagaccccctgccatcagtccccaacgccCTTCattctcccccagtgccatcagctctctccccttgtgccatcagctcagcagggatagtgcacacagtgatgtcacagtgcagggatagtgcacacagtgatgtcacagtgcagggatagtgcactcggtgatgtcacagtgcagggatagtgtgctcggtgatgtcacagtgcagggatagtgtgctcggtgatgtcacagtgcagggatagtgtgctcggtgatgtcacagtgcagggatagtgtgctcggtgatgtcacagtgcagggatagtgtgctcggtgatgtcacagtgcagggatagtgtgctcggtgatgtcacagtgcagggatagtgtgctcggtgatgtcacagtgcagggatagtgtgcacggtgatgtcacagtgcagggatagtgtgcacggtgatgtcacagtgcagggatagtgtgcacggtgatgtcacagtgcagggatagtgtgcacggtgatgtcacagtgcagggatagtgtgcacggtgatgtcacagtgcagggatagtgtgcacggtgatgtcacagtgcagggatagtgtgcacggtgatgtcacagtgcagggatagtgtgctcggtgatgtcacagtgcagggatagtgtgctcggtgaggtcacagtgcagggatagtgcgctcggtgaggtcacagtgcagggatagtgcgttcggtgatgtcacagtgcagggatagtgcgctcggtgatgtcacagtgcagggatagtgtgctcggtgatgtcacagtgcagggatagtgtgctcggtgatgtcacagtgcagggatagtgtgctcggtgatgtcacagtgcagggatagtgtgctcggtgaggtcacagtgcagggatagtgtgctcggtgaggtcacagtgcagggatagtgtgctcggtgaggtcacagtgcagggatagtgcgttcggtgatgtcacagtgcagggatagtgtgcacagtgatgtcacagtgcagggatatacCCACATCAGAGACTAAAAGGAAACAAAACCCAAACCACCCTGAACCAGCCACTAACGACGGGGTGCTCTAACACCCTATGCTGCCAATCATCAGCCCCTCTAAACTAGGCCAGTGAGCACTACTACCCCTATCATCCTCTGGCCATTCCGGCACAGGTGACACAGCTCTAACTAGACAGCCATGCTCCACCACTGGGTGGTAAACGTGTTATCATAGGGGTTCTCCGTGCTGGGACACACATGGCGAGCACTAATCACACAGTGCCCCTCCACACATGCAACCACTTACCAGCCTTCCGCCGACAACCAGCAGCCAGCAGTTCTGATCTGTACCGCCACTCGCGCCccgcctcctccgcctcctcagcACACAGCGTCTGGTCACACAGCGCTTACGTGCAgtatgacctgacgatgtgtcaggatccagtacAGCGCGTTGCGGGCCGTCGGGTGACaacggagcggtgagtaatagcaagcgcttcactcccgctccatggtcacatgacacaaacgaatcctcgatgcaaaaaatttgcatcgaggattattttgtgtcgaattactcgattaaatcgagtaatcgtttcagccctagttggGATTATTTTTGTcaccctttggcctcatgcacacgaccgttgtgttttgcggtcagcaaattgcGA
This Bufo gargarizans isolate SCDJY-AF-19 chromosome 7, ASM1485885v1, whole genome shotgun sequence DNA region includes the following protein-coding sequences:
- the HTD2 gene encoding hydroxyacyl-thioester dehydratase type 2, mitochondrial, producing MLHHLVTSGRALGVSSNVSRLSCFHKVARGLSHLQVGDCAEISRTFTQNDVKLFSELTGDTNPLHLDEAFAKNTRFGKPVIHGVLLNGLVSAVLGTKLPGGGCVLLSQDIRFPAPLHAGEEVVARAQVTALKRSLAFISVSCITAESGRTVMEGIVKVLIPGE